In Mustela erminea isolate mMusErm1 chromosome 15, mMusErm1.Pri, whole genome shotgun sequence, the following proteins share a genomic window:
- the USPL1 gene encoding LOW QUALITY PROTEIN: SUMO-specific isopeptidase USPL1 (The sequence of the model RefSeq protein was modified relative to this genomic sequence to represent the inferred CDS: deleted 1 base in 1 codon): MMDSPKIGNGLPVIGPGTDIGISSFHMNYDSAKVPSDGYCPACREKGKLKALKTYRISFQESIFLCEDLQCIYPLGSKSLSNLISPDLEDCHTTNKPQKRKFLETNCQNSPPLANTKKTKNHVVGEQVLNSKHDGEAYDETPSHLPDLPHSGLPNPVRTADSLEQNEILEAGIDMAAEEYPATVDVSETGGISPQNEGCAAELEMALESKCTSLCQSLCVQWKNANALCWLDCILSALVHLEGLKNTVTGLCSNANSVFWQLFMKYDQANKLLHTNQLGGIKDGDCKKLTSEILAKIESCLNEVRDEIFIRLQPQLRCTLGDMESPVFALPLLLKMEPVIEKLFMYSFSWNFECSQCGHKYQNRHMKNLVTFTNVIPEWHPLNAAHFGPCNICSNKSQIRKMVLEKVSPVFMLHFVEGLPHNDLQHYSFHFEGCLYQITSVIQYQANNHFITWTLDADGSWLECNDLKGLRSERREKFEVSASEVHIVIWERKTSPVTDKASACPPLKKTNDEPPCGDEKPASSTRCSVGDAASAEPFSRTLPTGVAVGPSTHSQGEAVALAHGHHLLSGPESLVDSSILSLTLEEIKVNSDEHFLSENKPVAENAGVGKTDILQSQELLMASLVSAPCVEKLTQDRFVDLSLPSPVVGANMWLAQPNTEDTVIIKSVNTVHATDSIGGVKPVEVEGTVALKKDTPLKHFVSPKTEKLKPEQAVTAQVSDWKKKETVASSQTITAKSGQNPSLKETQKKPFVGSWVKGLLSRGASFMPPCVSAHNRNTVTDLQPSVKGASNFGGFKTKGINQKANRPSKKANRCADKPPTVSNPPPGHPLSGSTTSHVCTDVIADTDALNKCENTSYGTHRSHDSCVKENGVSSAKHGDSVEGQIHKLRLKLLKKLKAKKKKLAALMSSPQKGTPPSENLEHVSHCGSPNDCESIEDLLKELQYQIDTADNKSGCTVPYSSQNHEEILAELLSPTTVVSTEHSVNGEADFRYLEMGVDHIPAPVSAELNENPQNTHLRQDHNYCSPTKKNLCEVQPDSLTNNVCIRTLNLESSMKTDIFDEFFSTSTLNSLANDTLDLPHFDEYLFENC, from the exons ATGATGGATTCCCCGAAGATTGGAAATGGTTTGCCAGTGATTGGACCAGGGACTGATATAGGGATATCTTCATTCCACATG aattatgATTCAGCTAAAGTCCCGTCAGATGGGTATTGCCCTGCTTGTAGAGAGAAGGGAAAGTTAAAAGCCTTAAAGACTTACCGAATTAGTTTCCAAGAATCTATCTTTTTGTGTGAGGATCTGCAG tgCATCTATCCTTTGGGCTCTAAATCACTTAGTAACTTAATTTCTCCTGATTTGGAAGATTGTCATACTACAAATAAGCCTCAAAAAAGGAAGTTCTTGGAAACCAACTGTCAAAATTCACCTCCTTTAGCAAATACCAAAAAGACTAAAAATCATGTCGTTGGTGAACAAGTTTTGAACAGCAAACATGATGGAGAAGCATACGATGAAACTCCGTCTCACTTACCTGATTTACCACACAGTGGTCTGCCGAACCCAGTTAGGACAGCTGATTCCTTGGAACAGAATGAGATTTTGGAGGCTGGTATTGACATGGCTGCTGAAGAATATCCTGCTACAGTTGATGTTTCTGAAACTGGAGGGATTTCTCCTCAGAATGAAGGATGCGCAGCTGAACTGGAAATGGCATTGGAGAGCAAATGTACATCACTTTGCCAGTCTTTATGTGTCCAGTGGAAAAATGCTAATGCTCTCTGTTGGTTAGATTGTATTCTGTCAGCATTGGTGCACTTGGAAGGGTTAAAAAATACTGTGACTGGCCTGTGCTCTAATGCGAACTCTGTGTTCTGGCAGTTGTTTATGAAGTATGATCAAGCCAATAAACTTCTGCACACCAATCAGTTGGGTGGAATTAAAG atgGAGATTGTAAAAAACTTACTTCAGAAATACTTGCAAAGATAGAGTCCTGTCTGAATGAAGTCAGAGATGAAATTTTCATTAGGCTTCAGCCTCAGCTTAGATGCACATTAG gtgATATGGAAAGCCCCGTGTTTGCACTTCCCCTGCTCTTAAAAATGGAACCCGTCATTGAAAAGCTCTTCATGTATTCTTTCTCTTGGAACTTTGAATGTTCACAGTGTGGACACAAGTATCAAAATAg ACATATGAAGAATCTGGTCACTTTTACAAATGTCATCCCTGAGTGGCACCCACTTAATGCTGCCCATTTTGGTCCATGTAACATTTGCAGCAATAAGTCACAGATCAGAAAAATGGTATTGGAAAA AGTGTCTCCCGTATTCATGTTGCACTTTGTGGAAGGCTTGCCACATAATGACTTGCAGCactattcatttcattttgaaggCTGTCTTTATCAAATAACTTCAGTAATTCAGTACCAGgcaaataatcattttataacaTGGACCTTAGATGCGGATG GAAGTTGGCTGGAGTGCAATGACCTAAAAGGCCTACGTTCTGAAAGGCGAGAGAAATTTGAAGTTAGTGCTTCAGAGGTACATATTgttatttgggaaagaaaaacatcCCCAGTGACAGATAAGGCGTCTGCCTGCCCTCCACTTAAAAAGACTAATGATGAGCCTCCTTGTGGTGATGAGAAGCCAGCCTCTTCAACTCGGTGTTCTGTGGGCGATGCTGCCTCTGCTGAACCATTCTCAAGGACTCTCCCCACTGGTGTGGCAGTTGGACCTAGCACACACTCACAGGGTGAAGCTGTAGCTCTAGCTCATGGGCATCATTTACTTTCAGGTCCAGAAAGTTTGGTTGACAGTAGTATTTTATCTTTGACGCTTGAAGAAATAAAGGTTAACTCTGATGAACATTTCCTCTCAGAAAATAAACCTGTGGCCGAAAATGCAGGAGTTGGCAAAACCGATATTTTGCAATCACAAGAGTTACTAATGGCTTCTTTAGTATCAGCTCCATGTGTTGAAAAGCTTACTCAAGACCGATTCGTGGATTTAAGCTTGCCATCTCCAGTTGTAGGTGCAAACATGTGGTTGGCACAGCCGAATACGGAAGACACTGTAATTATTAAGTCTGTGAATACTGTTCATGCTACTGACTCTATAGGTGGAGTAAAGCCGGTAGAAGTTGAGGGTACAGTTGCCCTAAAGAAGGATACTCCATTAAAACACTTTGTTTCACCCAAAACTGAGAAGTTAAAACCAGAACAAGCTGTTACAGCTCAGGTatctgattggaaaaaaaaa gaaactgtggCATCTTCTCAAACCATAACAGCGAAATCAGGACAAAATCCATCACTGAAAGAAACTCAGAAGAAACCATTTGTAGGAAGTTGGGTTAAAGGCTTATTAAGTAGGGGTGCTTCTTTTATGCCACCTTGTGTTTCAGCTCATAATAGAAACACTGTAACTGATTTGCAGCCTTCAGTTAAGGGGGCAAGTAATTTTGGTGGCTTTAAAACGAAAGGCATAAACCAAAAGGCTAACCGGCCATCCAAGAAAGCCAATAGGTGTGCAGATAAGCCACCTACAGTTAGTAACCCTCCACCAGGCCATCCATTGTCTGGTAGCACGACTTCTCATGTATGTACTGATGTTATTGCTGATACAGATGCTTTGAACAAATGTGAAAATACCTCCTATGGAACTCACCGTAGTCATGATTCTTGTGTGAAAGAAAATGGTGTTTCTTCTGCAAAACATGGAGACTCAGTTGAGGGTCAGATTCATAAACTTCGtctaaaacttcttaaaaaacttaaagccaaaaagaagaaattagctGCTCTTATGTCTTCCCCTCAAAAAGGAACACCTCCAAGTGAAAATTTAGAACATGTGTCCCACTGTGGGTCTCCAAACGATTGTGAATCAATAGAAGACTTGCTAAAAGAACTACAGTATCAAATTGATACTGCTGATAATAAATCTGGGTGCACAGTTCCATACAGTAGtcaaaatcatgaagaaattttAGCAGAATTACTGTCTCCTACAACTGTTGTCTCAACAGAGCACTCGGTAAATGGGGAGGCTGACTTTAGGTATTTAGAAATGGGAGTTGACCACATCCCAGCACCAGTGTCtgctgaattaaatgaaaatcccCAAAACACACATCTGAGACAGGACCATAATTACTGTAGCCCCACCAAGAAAAATCTGTGTGAAGTTCAGCCAGATTCACTGACAAATAATGTCTGCATTAGGACTTTGAATTTGGAAAGTTCCATGAAGACTGATATTTTTGATGAGTTTTTTTCCACTTCAACATTAAATTCCTTAGCAAATGACACATTAGACTTACCTCATTTTGATGAATATCTCTTTGAGAATTGTTGA